A window of the Synechococcus sp. M16.1 genome harbors these coding sequences:
- a CDS encoding DUF3188 domain-containing protein: protein MNQRRAVIWVSLGAPLLILLALLATNQRQGKDRVQVLPAILVGSGLIISSALGRQRRRARLLADLQRARTPGSNP from the coding sequence ATGAACCAACGTCGTGCGGTGATTTGGGTTTCCCTCGGGGCTCCTTTGCTTATCCTGCTCGCGTTGTTGGCTACCAACCAGCGCCAAGGCAAGGACCGGGTGCAGGTGTTGCCCGCGATCTTGGTGGGTTCGGGTCTGATCATCAGCAGCGCTCTCGGTCGGCAGCGCCGCCGCGCCAGGCTGTTGGCCGATCTTCAACGGGCGCGCACCCCTGGCAGCAACCCATGA
- a CDS encoding HEAT repeat domain-containing protein, producing the protein MNETDPQRPDLEEVRQAIASGDPVQAMPAITKLRHCSDAEAVPLLVLGTEQKPFLVRSLSCSGLGYKRTEQGWTVLSALITADEDPNVRAEAANALASYGVERAWPLLRSAFEADAAWLVRCSILSALAEQPDIDLGWLLELATMAIADADGTVRVSGAEILSRIVREGGTDSIAVQARGLLQSLQQDSDHRVVAAVLNGLQVS; encoded by the coding sequence ATGAACGAGACCGATCCGCAACGCCCTGATCTCGAAGAGGTCCGCCAGGCCATTGCCAGTGGGGATCCGGTTCAGGCGATGCCGGCGATCACAAAGCTCCGCCATTGCTCGGATGCTGAGGCTGTGCCGTTGCTGGTGCTGGGCACGGAGCAGAAGCCCTTTCTGGTGCGTTCCTTGAGCTGCAGTGGATTGGGCTACAAGCGCACCGAACAGGGCTGGACTGTGCTGAGTGCGTTGATCACTGCCGATGAAGACCCCAATGTGCGGGCCGAGGCAGCCAATGCTCTGGCCAGCTATGGAGTGGAGCGGGCCTGGCCTTTGTTGCGTTCGGCCTTTGAAGCTGATGCCGCCTGGCTGGTGCGCTGCAGCATTCTGTCCGCCTTGGCGGAACAACCCGACATTGATCTGGGTTGGTTGCTGGAGTTGGCAACTATGGCGATTGCCGATGCCGATGGCACTGTGCGGGTGAGTGGAGCTGAAATTCTCAGTCGGATTGTTCGGGAGGGGGGTACCGATTCCATCGCGGTGCAGGCCAGAGGCTTGTTGCAATCTCTGCAGCAGGACAGCGATCACCGGGTGGTGGCTGCGGTGCTCAATGGTTTGCAGGTCAGCTGA
- the thiC gene encoding phosphomethylpyrimidine synthase ThiC: MRASWVESRKGQANVSQMHYARQGVVTEEMAHVAKRENLPESLVMEEVARGRMIIPANINHTNLEPMAIGIASKCKVNANIGASPNASDAAEEVKKLKLAVKYGADTVMDLSTGGVNLDEVRTAIIGASPVPIGTVPVYQALESVHGSIEKLDEDDFLHIIEKHCQQGVDYQTIHAGLLIEHLPKVKGRITGIVSRGGGILAQWMLYHHRQNPLYTRFDDICEIFKRYDCTFSLGDSLRPGCQHDASDAAQLAELHTLGELTRRAWKHDVQVMVEGPGHVPLDQIEFNVKKQMEECSEAPFYVLGPLVTDIAPGYDHITSAIGAAMAGWHGTAMLCYVTPKEHLGLPNAEDVREGLIAYKIAAHAADIARHRPGARDRDDELSRARYNFDWNKQFELSLDPERAKEYHDETLPADIYKQAEFCSMCGPKHCPMQTKITDEDLEGLEKVLEANTGAAELTPVKLDKAD; this comes from the coding sequence ATGCGCGCTTCCTGGGTTGAGTCCCGTAAGGGTCAGGCCAACGTCTCTCAGATGCATTACGCCCGTCAGGGCGTGGTCACCGAAGAAATGGCCCATGTGGCGAAGCGGGAGAACCTGCCCGAATCGCTGGTGATGGAAGAGGTGGCCCGGGGGCGAATGATCATCCCGGCCAACATCAACCACACCAATCTGGAGCCGATGGCGATCGGTATCGCTAGCAAGTGCAAGGTGAACGCCAACATCGGCGCCTCTCCGAATGCGTCTGATGCCGCTGAGGAGGTGAAGAAGCTGAAGCTGGCGGTGAAGTACGGCGCCGATACCGTGATGGATCTCTCCACCGGCGGCGTCAACCTCGATGAGGTGCGCACCGCGATCATCGGTGCATCTCCTGTTCCGATCGGCACCGTGCCTGTTTATCAGGCTCTTGAGAGCGTCCACGGATCGATCGAGAAGCTCGATGAGGACGACTTCCTCCACATCATCGAGAAGCACTGTCAGCAGGGCGTCGACTATCAGACCATCCACGCTGGCCTGTTGATTGAGCACCTTCCCAAGGTGAAAGGCCGCATCACCGGCATCGTCAGCCGCGGCGGCGGCATCCTGGCTCAATGGATGCTGTATCACCACCGTCAGAACCCGCTCTACACGCGGTTTGACGACATCTGCGAGATCTTCAAGCGCTACGACTGCACCTTCTCCCTCGGCGACTCGCTCCGTCCCGGTTGTCAGCACGATGCATCGGATGCTGCTCAACTGGCTGAACTGCACACCCTCGGTGAACTGACCCGTCGCGCTTGGAAGCACGACGTGCAGGTGATGGTGGAGGGTCCCGGCCACGTTCCCCTCGACCAGATCGAGTTCAACGTGAAGAAGCAGATGGAGGAGTGCAGCGAAGCACCGTTCTATGTGCTCGGCCCGTTGGTCACCGACATTGCTCCCGGTTACGACCACATCACCTCTGCGATCGGTGCGGCGATGGCCGGTTGGCATGGCACGGCGATGCTCTGTTACGTGACGCCGAAGGAGCACCTCGGTCTGCCCAACGCTGAGGATGTGCGCGAAGGCCTGATCGCTTACAAGATCGCTGCCCATGCGGCAGACATCGCCCGCCACCGCCCCGGCGCCCGTGACCGTGACGACGAGCTCAGCCGCGCCCGTTACAACTTCGACTGGAACAAGCAGTTTGAGCTGTCCTTGGATCCTGAGCGGGCCAAGGAGTATCACGACGAAACCCTGCCTGCTGACATCTACAAGCAGGCTGAGTTCTGCTCCATGTGTGGACCGAAGCACTGCCCGATGCAGACCAAGATCACTGATGAAGATCTCGAAGGTCTTGAAAAGGTGCTTGAAGCCAACACCGGCGCTGCAGAGCTGACGCCGGTCAAACTCGACAAAGCCGACTGA
- the tkt gene encoding transketolase: MVAAPASLDTLCINSIRMLAVDAINKSNSGHPGLPMGCAPMGYALWDKFLKHNPKNPKWFNRDRFVLSAGHGCMLLYALLHLTGYDSVSIEDIKQFRQWGSKTPGHPETFETPGVEVTTGPLGAGISNAVGLAIAESHLAAKFNKADATVVDHYTYVIMGDGCNQEGVSSEAASLAGHLKLGKLIALYDDNSITIDGRTDVSFTEDVLKRYEAYGWHVQHVAEGNTDVDAIAKAIEAAKAVKDKPSIIKVTTTIGYGSPNKADTAGVHGAALGEEEAALTRQQLGWDYAPFEIPQDAYDQFRQAIDRGASLEAEWNQTLATYRTKYPSEAAEFERMLRGELPEGWDKDLPTYTPEDGGLATRKHSQICLGALGPNLPELIGGSADLTHSNYTDIKGETGSYQASSPEKRYLHFGVREHAMAAILNGIAYHNSGLIPYGGTFLVFADYMRGSMRLSALSELGVIYVLTHDSIGVGEDGPTHQPIETIPSLRAMPNMLVFRPGDGNETSGAYKVAIQNRKRPSSLCLSRQGMANQANSSIDKVALGGYVLEDCAGTPDLILIGTGTELDLCVQAAKQLTAEGKKVRVVSMPCVELFDEQTDAYKEEVLPNAVRKRMVVEAAESFGWHRFIGLDGDSVTMNRFGASAPGGTCLKEFGFTVENVVAKAKALLG; this comes from the coding sequence ATGGTCGCTGCGCCCGCGTCTCTCGACACGCTCTGCATCAACAGCATTCGGATGCTGGCTGTCGACGCCATCAATAAGTCCAACAGCGGCCACCCCGGCCTGCCGATGGGCTGCGCACCCATGGGTTACGCCCTCTGGGACAAGTTCCTCAAGCACAACCCCAAGAACCCCAAGTGGTTCAACCGCGACCGCTTCGTTCTGTCGGCCGGCCACGGCTGCATGCTGCTGTACGCGCTGCTGCACCTCACCGGTTACGACTCGGTCTCCATTGAGGACATCAAGCAGTTCCGCCAGTGGGGCTCCAAGACCCCCGGTCACCCCGAAACCTTCGAGACTCCTGGTGTTGAAGTGACCACCGGTCCCCTGGGTGCCGGCATCTCCAACGCCGTGGGCCTGGCCATCGCTGAATCCCACCTGGCGGCCAAGTTCAACAAGGCCGACGCCACCGTGGTGGATCACTACACCTACGTGATCATGGGCGACGGCTGCAATCAGGAGGGTGTTTCCTCCGAAGCTGCCTCCCTGGCCGGTCACCTGAAGCTGGGCAAGCTGATTGCCCTCTACGACGACAACAGCATCACCATCGATGGACGCACTGATGTGTCCTTCACCGAGGACGTGCTGAAGCGCTACGAGGCCTACGGCTGGCACGTGCAGCACGTGGCCGAAGGCAACACCGATGTGGATGCCATCGCCAAGGCTATCGAGGCTGCCAAGGCTGTGAAAGACAAGCCGTCGATCATCAAGGTGACCACCACCATCGGCTACGGCTCCCCCAACAAGGCAGACACTGCCGGTGTGCACGGTGCTGCTCTGGGCGAGGAGGAAGCAGCCCTGACCCGTCAGCAACTGGGTTGGGACTACGCCCCCTTCGAAATTCCCCAGGACGCCTACGACCAGTTCCGCCAGGCCATCGACCGCGGCGCCAGCCTCGAGGCCGAGTGGAACCAGACTCTGGCCACCTACCGCACCAAGTACCCCAGCGAAGCCGCCGAGTTCGAGCGGATGCTGCGCGGCGAGCTGCCCGAGGGTTGGGACAAGGACCTACCCACCTACACCCCCGAAGACGGTGGCCTGGCTACCCGCAAGCACTCCCAGATCTGCCTGGGTGCTCTGGGCCCCAACCTGCCCGAACTGATCGGCGGCTCCGCCGACCTCACCCACTCCAACTACACGGACATCAAGGGTGAAACCGGCTCTTATCAAGCCAGCAGCCCTGAGAAGCGCTACCTGCACTTCGGTGTGCGTGAGCACGCCATGGCCGCCATCCTCAACGGCATCGCTTATCACAACAGCGGCTTGATCCCCTACGGCGGCACCTTCCTGGTTTTCGCCGACTACATGCGTGGTTCGATGCGCCTGTCCGCCCTGAGCGAGCTGGGCGTGATCTACGTGCTCACCCACGACTCCATCGGTGTCGGCGAAGACGGCCCCACCCACCAGCCGATCGAAACCATCCCCTCCCTGCGGGCAATGCCGAACATGCTGGTGTTCCGCCCTGGCGACGGCAATGAAACCAGCGGTGCTTACAAGGTGGCAATCCAGAACCGCAAGCGCCCCAGCTCCCTTTGCCTCAGCCGCCAGGGCATGGCCAACCAGGCGAACTCCTCGATCGACAAGGTGGCCCTGGGTGGTTACGTGCTGGAAGACTGCGCTGGAACTCCCGATCTGATCCTGATCGGCACCGGCACCGAACTGGACCTCTGCGTCCAGGCCGCCAAACAGCTCACTGCTGAAGGCAAGAAGGTGCGCGTGGTCTCCATGCCCTGCGTCGAACTGTTCGACGAGCAGACCGACGCCTACAAGGAAGAGGTGCTCCCCAACGCCGTGCGCAAGCGCATGGTGGTGGAAGCCGCTGAATCCTTCGGCTGGCACCGTTTCATCGGCCTGGATGGCGACAGCGTCACCATGAACCGCTTCGGCGCTTCCGCCCCCGGCGGCACCTGCCTCAAGGAATTCGGCTTCACGGTGGAGAACGTGGTGGCCAAAGCCAAGGCTCTGCTCGGCTGA
- the fabF gene encoding beta-ketoacyl-ACP synthase II, which yields MVDGLHRVVITGLGAVTPIGNTVQDYWNGLTSGSNGVDAITLFDASAHACRFAAEVKDFDPSGYIEPKEAKRWDRFCKFGVVAAKQAVAHAGLEINDANADRIGTIIGSGVGGLLTMETQAHVLEGKGPGRVSPFTVPMMIPNMATGLAAIALGTKGPSSAVATACAAGSNAVGDAFRLLQLGKADAMVCGGAESAITPLGVAGFASAKALSFRNDDPATASRPFDKERDGFVIGEGAGVLVLETLEHAQARGATILGEVVGYGMTCDAHHITSPTPGGVGGAEAMRLALADGGIDPSEIDYVNAHGTSTPANDKNETSAIKSALGERALQIPVSSTKSMTGHLLGGSGGIEAVACVLALQHGVVPPTINHTTPDPDCALDVVPNEARDQTLGTVLSNSFGFGGHNVCLAFKRAS from the coding sequence ATGGTGGATGGTCTCCATCGCGTCGTCATCACCGGCCTCGGCGCGGTCACACCGATCGGCAACACGGTTCAGGACTACTGGAACGGCCTCACCTCCGGCAGCAACGGAGTGGACGCCATCACCCTGTTCGATGCATCCGCACACGCCTGCCGCTTTGCGGCAGAGGTGAAGGATTTCGATCCGTCCGGCTACATCGAACCGAAGGAAGCCAAACGCTGGGATCGGTTCTGCAAGTTCGGCGTGGTGGCAGCCAAACAGGCTGTCGCCCATGCCGGGCTTGAGATCAACGACGCAAATGCGGATCGAATCGGCACGATCATCGGTTCCGGCGTCGGCGGCCTGCTGACGATGGAGACGCAGGCCCACGTGTTGGAGGGTAAAGGTCCTGGACGGGTGAGCCCGTTCACGGTGCCGATGATGATCCCCAACATGGCCACAGGCCTTGCAGCAATTGCTTTGGGCACAAAGGGCCCCAGCTCCGCGGTGGCCACCGCCTGTGCTGCCGGCTCCAATGCCGTTGGCGACGCCTTCCGGCTGCTGCAGCTGGGCAAAGCTGACGCCATGGTGTGCGGTGGTGCCGAGTCGGCGATCACTCCCCTGGGCGTGGCCGGCTTCGCCAGCGCCAAAGCCCTGTCGTTCCGTAATGACGACCCGGCCACGGCCAGCCGTCCGTTCGACAAGGAACGCGATGGCTTTGTGATCGGCGAAGGTGCCGGCGTGCTGGTGCTCGAAACCCTCGAGCATGCCCAGGCCCGTGGCGCCACGATCCTTGGCGAAGTGGTGGGTTACGGGATGACCTGCGACGCCCACCACATCACCTCCCCCACCCCTGGGGGCGTCGGCGGTGCCGAAGCGATGCGCCTTGCCCTGGCCGATGGCGGCATTGATCCATCCGAGATCGACTACGTCAACGCCCACGGCACCAGCACCCCGGCGAACGACAAGAACGAAACGTCGGCCATCAAAAGCGCCCTGGGCGAACGGGCCTTGCAGATTCCGGTGAGCTCCACCAAATCGATGACCGGCCACCTGCTAGGTGGTTCCGGCGGCATCGAAGCCGTGGCCTGCGTGCTGGCGCTGCAACACGGCGTCGTGCCCCCCACGATCAACCACACCACGCCGGATCCCGACTGTGCTTTGGATGTCGTGCCCAATGAGGCGCGGGATCAGACACTGGGAACGGTCTTGTCCAACTCCTTCGGCTTCGGCGGCCACAACGTCTGCCTGGCTTTCAAACGCGCCAGCTGA
- the acpP gene encoding acyl carrier protein, with translation MSQEAILEKVRSIVAEQLSVDSGEVKPESNFQNDLGADSLDTVELVMALEEAFDIEIPDEAAEGITTVGDAVKYIEDKQA, from the coding sequence ATGTCCCAGGAAGCGATTCTCGAAAAGGTGCGCTCAATCGTTGCGGAGCAACTGAGTGTTGACTCCGGCGAAGTGAAGCCCGAATCCAACTTCCAGAACGATCTGGGTGCTGATTCTCTGGACACCGTGGAACTCGTGATGGCCCTGGAAGAGGCCTTTGATATCGAGATTCCCGACGAAGCAGCTGAAGGCATCACCACCGTTGGTGACGCCGTCAAATACATCGAAGACAAGCAGGCCTGA
- the psaC gene encoding photosystem I iron-sulfur center protein PsaC has product MSHAVKIYDTCIGCTQCVRACPLDVLEMVPWDGCKAGQIASSPRTEDCVGCKRCETACPTDFLSIRVYLGDETTRSMGLAY; this is encoded by the coding sequence ATGTCCCACGCCGTCAAGATCTACGACACCTGCATCGGCTGCACCCAGTGTGTGCGTGCCTGCCCTCTCGACGTGCTTGAGATGGTGCCCTGGGACGGCTGCAAGGCCGGCCAGATTGCCTCCTCCCCTCGCACCGAAGACTGTGTTGGTTGCAAGCGCTGCGAGACCGCCTGCCCCACCGACTTCCTCAGCATCCGCGTTTACCTGGGAGACGAGACCACGCGCTCCATGGGTCTGGCCTACTGA